A stretch of the Bacillus mycoides genome encodes the following:
- a CDS encoding plasmid recombination protein — protein MKINYKNTMSISFKKSTKNTSLKHNNRELSETEKENEWHNHIDFERTHLNKTLVRKDIKEMYEDVFGEAVEEYNAKQKRKDRVIKNYYSKVLKDKKLETQREFIIQVGDMKDFQGDDREGKWNKANEILEKYVEHFEERNPNLKIYNAVIHNDESSPHLHVNVVPVASGYERGVQVQPSFDKALRQQNMTSEAGSSFDLFEIFRNQEIAFVEKMMNERHLGRKEVGTNKIKDHHEYKELQRELETLENSIDKKQDELIDLEYDVIQLEKKKENLVEKTEETHVEQITTYKSEHVPKEKYVILERQEFEKLEKQNELVPQLVNRNKKMSDENDSLSKENADQKEKISEMQKMMEMARKRMEQLVENGANFWNRCVTYASKFYKKGKEIVPEDMVNDVEGEQDHERWKKQRAMHEMRGREM, from the coding sequence ATGAAGATTAATTACAAAAATACGATGAGTATTTCATTCAAAAAATCAACCAAGAATACTTCGTTGAAACATAACAATCGAGAATTATCTGAAACAGAAAAAGAAAATGAGTGGCACAATCATATTGATTTCGAGCGAACTCATTTGAATAAAACGTTAGTTAGAAAAGATATCAAAGAAATGTATGAGGACGTTTTTGGAGAAGCGGTTGAGGAATACAACGCAAAACAAAAACGTAAGGACAGAGTGATTAAAAATTATTACTCGAAGGTTTTGAAGGATAAAAAGTTAGAAACACAACGTGAATTTATTATCCAAGTTGGAGACATGAAAGACTTTCAAGGTGATGATCGAGAGGGAAAATGGAATAAGGCGAATGAAATTTTAGAAAAGTATGTGGAGCATTTTGAAGAAAGAAATCCAAATCTCAAAATTTATAACGCAGTGATTCATAACGATGAATCGTCCCCTCATTTGCACGTTAACGTCGTTCCTGTGGCTTCTGGATACGAAAGAGGGGTACAAGTGCAACCGTCTTTTGATAAAGCCCTTAGACAGCAAAATATGACGTCTGAAGCTGGTAGTAGTTTTGATTTGTTTGAGATTTTTAGGAATCAAGAAATTGCATTCGTTGAAAAAATGATGAATGAACGTCACTTGGGCCGTAAAGAAGTTGGGACGAATAAGATTAAGGACCATCATGAATATAAAGAGTTGCAGCGAGAGTTAGAAACTCTTGAAAACTCGATTGATAAAAAGCAAGATGAATTAATTGATTTAGAGTATGATGTGATCCAGTTGGAGAAAAAGAAAGAAAATCTTGTGGAGAAAACAGAGGAAACACATGTAGAGCAAATTACAACGTATAAGTCAGAGCATGTTCCTAAAGAAAAATATGTGATTTTAGAACGACAAGAATTTGAAAAGCTAGAGAAACAGAATGAGCTTGTCCCACAATTGGTGAACCGAAATAAAAAAATGAGTGATGAGAATGATAGTTTGTCTAAAGAGAATGCGGATCAAAAAGAAAAAATCAGTGAAATGCAGAAAATGATGGAGATGGCTAGAAAGCGAATGGAGCAACTTGTTGAGAACGGGGCTAATTTTTGGAATCGATGTGTTACATATGCTTCTAAATTTTATAAAAAGGGAAAAGAGATTGTTCCTGAAGATATGGTGAATGATGTTGAAGGTGAGCAAGATCATGAGCGTTGGAAAAAGCAAAGAGCAATGCATGAGATGAGAGGGCGAGAAATGTAA